Below is a window of Sceloporus undulatus isolate JIND9_A2432 ecotype Alabama chromosome 9, SceUnd_v1.1, whole genome shotgun sequence DNA.
TCGCTGGTGAAGACCTCTGTATGGCCATCCTTGGCCATCAGCTGCCAAAAAGCAACACACACTCAGCCCCCCCTCAGCCAGATCTCTCCTCACCCACTTCCATGCCCCAAACTGAGGGGGACTAACAAACAGGCTGAAATGGGGGCAGGGGAGCTCCAGGCTGCAGGAGGGACCCCCGGGTGGTGTGTCTGTGGGTGGGACTGCCATGTGGGGGGACCCACAACTGCCTCCATCATCTAAGGCACCCTGCCCTCAGGAGAAGCAGAAGGAAGGGGACAGAGGAGTCTCTCTCAGGAGCAGGATCAACCCAGACCCATTCTGCCCCACACCCCCTGCCCCTCAACCTCAGAGCCAGTGGAAGGGAGGCCACTTTGGGGCTCTCTGGCCGGTTCTCCTTAGCCCTCCTGGCCCCCAGGAAGTGGGGCAGCCCCTCCCACTTCCCTTCCACCCCTCTGTTGAGGGCTTCCAGGAGTGTGCCAGGGAGAAGGGGGGCCTGGCAGCCTGTCTTATCTGCGTCCAGAGGGGCTGCAAGGAGGGTCTGAGGCGCCCCACCTGGAGGCCTCTCCTTGGCCGCCTCCTGGGCCTTCCTTCTcagccacttcctcctcctcaggagccCAAAAGGGAGGCGCCTCACCCCCCCTCACCACCACAGCCCCATAGACACACACAGGCACAGGCACCAGGGGGCAGCCCCCAGAGCCCTGCTGCAGCTCCTGCACAAGGAAGGAAGCTTTTGCCTCTGTTTGTGGGTCCCCTGCCCCCAGGGCCACCCTCCATTGCCCCATGGGACAGGCAGGCTGTGGCAACGGTGGGGCTGGAGCCCACTTGCCCCCTCCCCAGCCTCCTCCTGTCCCCCAACCAAGACCCCCAGCGGGGCATTGCAGCCCAAGCCCTTTGCTGCTGATGCTCCTCTGAGCCCTGATGCTCCTCTGAGCCTCTGAGTCCTACCTCGCAGGGAGGGTCGGTGAGGAGGAGGACAGCTGTTCCTCTCGGCggtccctgcctgcctgcctccccggAGCCTAGTCCTGGCCCAGCCCCGGCCCCTCCTTCCCTGGGAGCAAGGCCAAGAGTGAGGCGGGCGgatcctgcctcttcctcctcccagtcCTCCCTTTTAGAGGCCTAGcagagagcagagagggagccagggagaaggggaaggccACTCGCACTcaggcccctgccttcccaccAAGAGACCCCCTCCTCAAGAAAAGGACCCCCCAAAAGGGAGGGAAGAGTTCTTTCGGAAAAGCCCAGCCTCCCTTTGCAATGACCCTGGATTTCCTATCCCCATAAAGCAGGAGCCCCCCAGCCCTTGGGGGCAGCCCTCCCCCCCCAGCCCCAGAAGGACAGGGGCACCTTTTGCCCCCACGCTGCCACCACCAGGAGCCCTCTGGGGAAGGGGTGAGATGCCCCCAGACCTTTCATTCCGGCTCACAAAATGCACATATGGGTCTGAACGAGGTCTTTTATTTGGAATATTCAAAAGGAAAATGCAGTATTCCTAAGTACTAAagagtccaggaaataaactagAACTTTCTCTTAGTAAAAATATCATTCCCCCAACTCCTGCAGCCAAGAAGACACCTCTTCCAAAAGGGGGGCAGCTGCAAAATGGACAACGGGCAACAAGACAAACAACCCAAGGAGGGTGGGGAGAAAGAGCCCGGGGGCACTTTAGAGGGTCAATGGGGAGCAAGGAGGGGGCTGGAGGGCTCTGGCCTGGAAACCCACCCTCTCcccagaaacagagagagaagggaaagggcACCCATCAGTTAGAAGGGGCATCCTCCTCCGCCAGAAGGGCTCCAGTGTGGGGCAGGAGGGGCATATGCACAGCCCCCTCCGCCCCACAGTAGAGCCTTGGGCTCAGCCCCACCTGCTCATGGCAGGGCCCATGGCTGGCAAGGCAACAAGAGGTCCCcagagcctcaggggaagaagggtGCCACTTACTGCATCCTTAGGGCTGGGCAGATACAGCAAGCCACCTGCTATGGCATTTGGTGCCAAGCATGCCAAACACTCTCGCTCAGGAGCAGAGGCCAGGGCTGCTTTCGGAACCAGCGTTCTCAAGCGGGAACTGAGATGGAGCTGCTGGTCCCTAACCCACAAAACCAGGAAGGGGAGGCTCTTTGGGGGACGCAGGGCCTGGAACGCAAAtacacccaccccccaaaaaagagggAGCTGGACAGCCCAAGGGCTCTCAAGCAAATAGGACCCAAGCTCGACGCCCAGGGACTGAGGGGGCTATTGAGGCCACGAAGCAATAAGCCCTTCCTGCTGCACTCCACAGACAGGCTCCTCCATGGAAAGCGGGGAACAGGGGCTGCTGGTGTCCAGCTTGCCTGAGGCAGCCTCTGTGTCCTGAGGGCTACCAGAAGGGAAAAAGAGAGCAGTCCAAAGGGAAGGCTGTCCATCTGGTGGCCAGTGGGCAAATGTTGCAGACCTCAAGAGGATCTGTCCAGCCGTCCATCCTTCCCCTCCAGAGGAGCCTGGCCCAGTCCCCCTGCTAGGAAGCCACAGTGATCAGAGAGATGCCAGCGCCCACTGCTCCCTCGGCTGGCAGTGGTTGCCCGAGTGCCGCCTCCACCATCGCTCACTGGGGCACCTCCTTGCAGGAGTTGCAAGAGTCCTGGAGGCTGACCGGCTCACAGGCTGGCTGGCCACAAGCCAGGAGGAGAGGTCCTAAAAGCCATACTTGGCCTGTGTCTGCCGCCTGCTCAGCTTGTTCTCTGCCCACGTGTTCTTCAGCTCCAGCTCTCGTTCTTTtgcctggaggacccagagaggTCGGCAAGGAGGAAAGAAGGCGCAGAGTTAAAGACAGAGGCCTGGCCTTTCTGATCCATACAACTAAGAGCCCTCATACAACCCATGCCAAAGCCAGCTGGGAGGAGGTGCCAGGGAGGGTCCCTAAAAGCCCTTCCCGAAAAGCCTCAGACTGCAGGATGGAAGAAGGGtgaaactgaggacaaagagagaaaacagaaggcaaGCAAGCAAAAGGAGAAGAGCTACTGCGTGAATGCTCCAGAGCCTCAGCATGATTTTGACCATAGGAAGACATCTGCGCTAAGGCCACACAGGGGAGGGGTCTGTCTACAGCCACTTTCTGCCCTTGCAACCTGAGGGGAAGGCACTCCCAGCAAAGGAAAGAGATTAAATGCAGGCCCAACAAGACAGGAAAGATTAGGGGAAGCAGgagatggggtgggtgggggggctACATGGCCACAGCCGACCCAAGCGCCTCTCACCTGGTGAATCAGGTATGTGATCTGGTGCTTCCGCCGCTGCTGCCCTGTGGGCTGCTCCCCTTTTTTCTGCAGGGAGAAAAGGAAGTGGTGGGAGTCCCcacaagagccccccccccatcatggcACCAGTAAACAAGCTCCCATCCTGACCaaacttgttttgctttttaagagAATGAGTCACTGGGGCCTAGCCAGCCCTCCTGCACTTCAGAACTTTTCTGCAAAAACCTCAAAGGCCTAAAGCACAGTGGGCCACATGGAAACCAAATGTCTGCCAAGGAAGTCCCACAGTGGCAAAAACACCTGAAAGCCCCATACCGTCTTACACAGGAGATTAAAAGCACGTCAAGTTCTTTGCTCTTTCATGGAAAAATGGCTTCCCTCGGCATCATAAGAGGACAACTAAAGCCACCTAGAGAGGTGGAGTGCCCACCCACTCACCTTGCTGAAGGACTTCATGTTTTGCTCCTCCGTCAAGGACTTGGTCAGCCACTGCTGGGCCCCACTCAGCTGGTCATCTCCCTTGATCTCCACAAAGTTGATTTCCTCTCGCCCGCGGTTCCGCTTGCCTTGCAAGCGCTTGAACTGCACAAGGGGGTGAAGGAGGAGAAAATGGGGTTCTGTTGGGGGAGCTtgaaaaacacacatatacacatacacaccagcaGGAAGCATCCTGCTGTCACCACAGGGCACAGCACCCGAAGCTTCCCCAACAACAAACCAAGGGCTCCTGGCCGAGGCAGAGCAATGGAGACTTCCAGCAGGCTCTCACCTTGCTCCCCAGTCCTGAGGTGCAGATGGCCCTGGTAGAGAGGGAGCCTGAGGGCTAGGAGGAGGACGGATAACCCACCATTGCCAATCAAGTCCTCCACCCCTTCCACCCTCTTTCTTGCCCCTCAGGCTGCAGGAGCCCTGACAAAggggataaaacctctcggataagcgaaggtcttgatgccgacattcaagcagaaccgagggtagaggtgtccagagcctctgtggactctattaaactggatcggtttgagagAGCCGGATTGGGAGGCAGACCGAGAGGACGCGTTCGCGGGAGCTCCGCGTTCGCATCAACAAGGCGCTGTAAGGGGTTGCTGTCAGGAGGCTAAGCAACCGAAAAACCCACGGTAAAAACGTGAGTTTCAGAGGGGATTTTAGACACCCACCTATATCTACCTCCCGGGAAGACAAGCTGAAGGGAAGGTAAAGGGGGAATCATCCACGACTGCGCCAAAGGTAGCGGGTTCGCCCGCGAAGGAACGCCACCAATTTATTAGTTATTTTAAGAAGAGAAACCTTTTCAAGCAACCTGTTTAAAGCGGAGCCCTGATATGGACTGTCGGGTTATTAGTTCCAATTTAGAACTATACTTGTAAGCTTTATCTTCACAAGAAAAAGTGTGGCCTCAAACAAAGGTAGCATACACAACGTTGTGTGAGAGCAAGCTAAGTCTTtgtaaggaaaagaaagagtgtTGATGTTTAAAGGACCCCTTTTCAAGAActatgctttaaaatatatacaacatatacaattttttttactgttgttggCTGAAGCGGCTGATTGAGAACATCTGGGAAGCAAACTCACTGTGCTGGAGAAAGCTGCTGATCTTGAATGAGATTCCTTTTGAAGTAAGACGGAGCTTGAATTTCCCCTCAGAGTGAGGGAGGTACGGCAGGAAGAGGTGTGGCGTAAGCTAACGCAAAGGatcttgggagctgtagtccagaagcCCAAGAacgaaaagggggggaaatggataccaggaaaaaaacccaaagccaaaaaaacaatttaacaagtcAAACACAATTTCAAAGAAGATCTTCCATGGAACTCCAATCATCTATGGATCAAAATACTTTATATTTTGAGGAAATTAAAAGGATAACTACACAACTAAGTATTCAAATGGACAACTTAAACAAGGACATGAATAATTTTAAAGTggaagttaaaaaagaattacacaatgatttgaaggaaataaaacaaacgATGGGAAAGATATCAGCTGAGATTTCCACTATAAAGGAAAAAATCAATAATTTGGAAGATAAACACACGGATATGCAAGGAGAATTAGAGGAAATTAAAGTAAGGCAAGACTGTTACGAGGACGATCAATTAATTTGGGAGACAAGGGCCAGAGAAAGATGTATAAAAATCAGAGGACTCCCTGAACAAGATGGTGAGGACTTATATTTAAGACTGGTTCCAATTCTAGCAAAATTTTTACATAAAGAGGAACAATCATGTCTATTGGAAATAGACCGGATGTTCAGACTGAACTCTAAAATtgctaaacaaaaaaaaataccgAGGGacattgtgatttattttttaagaaaagaaatgaaggacCGGATCTTAAAACTACACAATGAGAAACCTTTGGAAGTAGATGAAAAGACACTTCAGATCTTTAAAGATGTCCCGGCTAAAGTGTTGAAACGGAGGAAAGAGTACAAATTTTTAACAACTGAACTGAGACAAAATGATATTAACTATAGATGGCTATTACCGGAAGGAATTACCTTTtggtacaaaaagaaaaaaattcaacTTAGAACTATTCAACAAGCTAGATTTTTTTGGAAccaatttacaaaagaaaaaaagaaaactactCAACAAAGAAATAAGGACCCTACAAATAGAGAACAACAAGTTAAGCAAGTTGAAAAGGATTTGCAGAAACCATATCAATTTGAAAGCAAGGAAGAAACGAATACATTGACTCATACTATATCTAATCTGAAAATCTTAAAAGATCAACAAGATTGCACCGATGTAAAACCGGGAGCTAGTGCTGCAGCAAAGGATGGTGAAGATCAAAATCAAGATATGTCTTTCGAAGATGATGAAAGTAAAAGCTTAACCTCTGACACATCTGATAGAGAATCTGTTTTCAATGAAGAACAAATTGCTTAAATTTCTGACATGGAACGTAAAAGGTATAAACAGAATTATTAAGAGGAAAAAAGTGTTTTTATACTTGCAAAAGCAAAAGTGTGACATATGTTGTATTCAGGAGACACATATAAAAAAACAGGATCTGAAATATCTTGAAAACTGTAGATTAGGTCAATGTTTTGCCTCAggatcagaaaaaaagaaaaaagggattgCGCTttacttaaataataatattagggCAGAAGAAATCCTGAATGACCCTAGAGGTCATTATATAGGAGTGATAACTCAAGTGTTAGAGCAAAAAACCTTGGTTCTTGGTGTATATGCTCCCACGGAGAAAAAAGATTTGTTTTACACCAATTTACTTAATAAAATTAAAGATATTAGCTTTGATAATATAATTTGTATGGGAGATTGGAACGGGGTTATAAATCCACAACTGGATAGACTGTCggggaaaaatattaaaaaaacccaggGGAAATTACCCAAATCATTTTTTGAATTAATGGATTATTGTAAATTGTCAGATGCTTGGAGGCAGAAATATGACAAGGCAAAAGAATTTACTTTTTTCTCGGAGGTGCATAAATCATGGGCAAGATTAGATATGTTCTTAATCTCTTCAAATCTTTGtccagaaataaaagaaatagaaatacttCCAAAACCTCTCTCTGATCACAATCCAGTGGTAAtgaaaatatctggaaaacaaaaacaatataactGGAGATTAAATGACTTATTACTAAAGGatcataaaattttaaaagaagcaaagaaaaccaTCTCCAACTATTTTATAGAAAACACAAACCCTGATGTTGATATAAGAATAATATGGGATGCCTCTAAGGCAGTAATGCGAGGGTTTTTTATTCAAAAAGGCgcagagaaaaaaaaaggaaaagcaaaaaattTTGGATAAGTTGCAAAATgagctaaaagaaaaagaaatgatgtTAATAAAATccccaaacaataaaaatactataaatgaaattaaatatatcCAAAAGCAGATCTCGATGATGCTAGtagaagaaattaataaaaaaatgaaagcgACCAGACAAAGATTCTTCAATGAAGCTAATAAACCAGGTAAACTGTTAGCATATAAACTAAGAGAACTAAGAAACAGCAAAACGATTATGAAGGTAAAAGATAATGGATATTGCTACACTTCCCAAAaagatattcaaaatattttcactaAGTATTATGCAAATTTATTTAGGAAAGAGAACATTCCAAAAGATCAAATTATAAAATACTTagataataaaaaatttaaaattctttcgGAGGAACACAAAAAATCTCTAGACCAAGAAATAACAATTTCCGAATTAAGGGATGCAATCTCTTGcagtaaaaatggaaaagcaaccGGACCAGATGGCTTTCCGGCAGAATATTATAAAACCTTTCAGGAACAGTTAGAACACCATCTACTAAAAACCATGAATGGAATATTGGAAGGGAATATTCCGGATTCCTGGAAAGACTCTAATACggctttaattttaaaaccagataaAGATCCATCTAACCCGGAGAACTATCGCCCAATAGCGCTTTTAAACGTTGATTACAAAATATTTACTCATATACTAGCGAAAAGATTAAAAGCGATCCTTAAGGAATTGATCAATGAGGAACAAAGTGGATTTCTCCCTAATAGGAAAATTAAAGATAACATTAGACACATTGTAAATTTAATTAACTTGCATGAGAATAGAATTGACAAAAAATTAGCGTTGATCTTTATTGATTTTCAAAAAGCGTTTGACAATGTAAATTGGCTGTTCATGAAAGAAACTCTAAGAAGAATTAATATAGGAATGAAATTCTATACATGGATAGATAAAATCTATCAAACTCAATTTGCAAAAATCATAATAAATGGTGAAAAAACCAATAATATAGTCATATCCAAAGGCACCAGACAAGGCTGCCCTCTCTCACCTCTACTTTTTTATAACTATACTAGAAATTCTTAATAATGTAATAAGAGATGAGAGATCTGTGAGAGGGGTTAAAGTTAAAGATAACGAATTCAAGTTACGAGCATACGCGGATGATCTGGTTGTCTCATTATCAGAACCAATTAATGATATTATATACCTCAATGAAATCCTAGATAATTTTGGACAGGTATCAGGATTAAAGATCAATAAAGATAAAACAGCCATATTACCAATGAATTTGAATAAAGAAGAGCTATCAGAATTAGAAATCAAATCTACATACCaaatccaaaagaaaataaaatatttaggtaTAAACATTAGTACACAAAATGTTAATCTATTCAAAGAGAATTATGAGAAAACATGGAAAGAgatcaaaaaagatataaataagTGGAGCAAAATAGGTTTATCATGGCTTGGGAAAATATCTGCCATTAAAATGAATATACtacccaaaatgatttttttatttcaatctATC
It encodes the following:
- the LOC121915227 gene encoding uncharacterized protein LOC121915227, which codes for MDTRKKTQSQKNNLTSQTQFQRRSSMELQSSMDQNTLYFEEIKRITTQLSIQMDNLNKDMNNFKVEVKKELHNDLKEIKQTMGKISAEISTIKEKINNLEDKHTDMQGELEEIKVRQDCYEDDQLIWETRARERCIKIRGLPEQDGEDLYLRLVPILAKFLHKEEQSCLLEIDRMFRLNSKIAKQKKIPRDIVIYFLRKEMKDRILKLHNEKPLEVDEKTLQIFKDVPAKVLKRRKEYKFLTTELRQNDINYRWLLPEGITFWYKKKKIQLRTIQQARFFWNQFTKEKKKTTQQRNKDPTNREQQVKQVEKDLQKPYQFESKEETNTLTHTISNLKILKDQQDCTDVKPGASAAAKDGEDQNQDMSFEDDESKSLTSDTSDRESVFNEEQIA